In Anabrus simplex isolate iqAnaSimp1 chromosome 4, ASM4041472v1, whole genome shotgun sequence, a single genomic region encodes these proteins:
- the LOC137500436 gene encoding uncharacterized protein, with protein sequence MKVKVAAAQLSHTVAAVIGTYVALQVLPSEAIYTAEFVETIDNLLDSLNSCNQNAHESKLYRCALSGNSPHIEFWNKFLKEIGTWKIIDLKTGRDKTCMFSFIDGWQITIRSVIFLWNRLKKVGFKYLNLKALNQDPLENAFCCIRQHGISNTNSTCFQFIAALKTCIVNNMALPFKTMSNCESDDCFPLSNLCQFLKSADDDNPGVSGTGSVDPEGINYCVSQTSESHSELLEDNQAVTYVAGYILKVLNVNNECDVCVCCTHAIYPVTKCTLA encoded by the coding sequence atgaaagttAAAGTTGCTGCTGCACAGTTAAGCCATACTGTGGCAGCTGTAATTGGAACATATGTGGCTCTTCAAGTGTTGCCCTCAGAAGCTATATACACAGCAGAATTTGTGGAAACAATTGACAACCTTCTGGATTCCTTGAACAGTTGTAACCAGAATGCCCATGAAAGTAAGCTGTATAGATGTGCCCTTTCAGGAAATTCTCCACACATTGAGTTTTGGAACAAGTTTCTGAAAGAGATAGGTACCTGGAAGATAATAGACCTTAAAACTGGTAGAGACAAGACATGCATGTTTAGCTTTATTGATGGGTGGCAGATCACTATAAGATCTGTTATATTTTTGTGGAATAGGTTGAAGAAAGTAGGATTCAAATATCTTAATTTGAAAGCTCTCAATCAGGACCCTTTGGAGAATGCATTTTGTTGCATTCGACAGCACGGCATTTCCAACACAAATTCTACATGTTTTCAGTTTATAGCAGCTCTAAAAACCTGTATCGTAAATAATATGGCTTTGCCTTTCAAGACTATGAGTAACTGCGAGAGTGATGATTGTTTTCCTCTTAGCAATTTATGCCAGTTTTTGAAGagtgctgatgatgacaatccAGGAGTAAGTGGCACTGGCTCTGTTGATCCTGAAGGCATAAATTACTGTGTAAGTCAGACCAGCGAATCCCACTCTGAACTGTTGGAAGACAATCAAGCCGTGACATATGTAGcaggatatattttgaaagttttaaatgtaaataatgagTGTGATGTGTGTGTGTGCTGCACACACGCAATTTACCCAGTCACCAAATGTACACTCGCTTGA